A stretch of Dietzia lutea DNA encodes these proteins:
- a CDS encoding ferredoxin, translated as MRIEVDPDRCEGQAVCVGLAPKVFELGDDDEVVRVVVDEVPAELEKRARKAVEKCPMAALEIKE; from the coding sequence ATGAGGATCGAAGTCGATCCCGACCGCTGTGAAGGGCAGGCCGTGTGTGTCGGCCTGGCGCCCAAGGTGTTCGAGTTGGGCGACGACGACGAGGTCGTCCGCGTGGTCGTGGACGAGGTGCCCGCCGAGCTCGAGAAGCGGGCCCGCAAGGCAGTGGAGAAGTGCCCGATGGCGGCGCTCGAGATCAAGGAGTGA